In Cyclopterus lumpus isolate fCycLum1 chromosome 9, fCycLum1.pri, whole genome shotgun sequence, a single genomic region encodes these proteins:
- the slc25a25a gene encoding calcium-binding mitochondrial carrier protein SCaMC-2-A, protein MLGLCLYVPVSHPDPVEVECFESNGLPSELKSLFNKLSVFLPSQEFSSYQRWRKKTLKREENNSDGQLDFEEFVHYLQDYEKDLKLVVKSLNRRNTGHVDPKEFMQSLQDLGVHISSQHAEKALKSMDKNGMITVGSSDWSNFPMEEKTENVPEIILYWKHSTIFDVGENLMVPDEFTVEEKQTGMLWRHLVAGGGAGVVSRTCTAPLDRLKVMMQVYGSRTNNMCIVGGMMQMIKEGGTRSLWRGNGVNVIKIAPESALKFMAYEQIKQLIGSKKGTLTIGERFVAGSLAGVIAQSTIYPMEVLKTRLALRTTGQFSGISDCAKQIFRREGLGAFYRGYVPNMLGIIPYAGIDLAVYETLKNHYLDHYSANSANPGVVVLLACGTVSSTCGQLASYPLALVRTRMQAQAAIEGAQKVTMSGLFGQILRTEGPTGLYRGLAPNFLKVIPAVSISYVVYERLKTQLGVKSR, encoded by the exons ATGCTCGGCCTGTGCCTTTACGTGCCGGTGTCCCACCCGGACCCGGTGGAAGTGGAATGTTTCGAGTCCAACGGGCTTCCGTCGGAGCTAAAGTCTCTCTTCAACAAGCTCAGCGTGTTCCTGCCTTCTCAGGAGTTTTCATCCTACCAAAGATGGCGGAAG AAAACCttgaaaagggaagaaaataaCTCTGATGGACAGCTGGACTTTGAAGAGTTTGTTCACTATCTGCAGGACTACGAGAAGGACCTGAAGCTGGTGGTGAAAAGCCTcaacaggaggaacacag GCCACGTTGACCCTAAAGAGTTCATGCAGTCTCTTCAGGACCTCGGCGTGCACATTTCCTCGCAGCATGCGGAGAAAGCCCTCAAGAG catGGACAAGAACGGCATGATAACCGTCGGCAGCAGCGACTGGAGCAACTTCCCCATGGAGGAGAAGACCGAGAACGTTCCCGAGATCATCCTCTACTGGAAGCACTCCACG ATATTCGATGTGGGCGAGAACCTGATGGTGCCCGACGAGTTCACGGTGGAGGAGAAGCAGACCGGGATGCTGTGGAGGCACCTGGTCGCGGGCGGCGGAGCCGGCGTGGTGTCGAGGACCTGCACCGCCCCGCTGGACCGCCTCAAAGTCATGATGCAG gtgtaCGGCTCTCGAACCAACAACATGTGCATCGTGGGCGGGATGATGCAGATGATCAAAGAGGGCGGCACGAGGTCGTTGTGGCGAGGCAACGGCGTGAACGTCATCAAGATCGCCCCCGAGTCGGCCCTCAAGTTCATGGCGTACGAGCAG ATTAAACAGTTGATCGGCAGTAAAAAGGGAACTCTGACCATCGGGGAGCGGTTTGTTGCCGGGTCTCTGGCCGGAGTGATCGCCCAGAGCACCATCTACCCCATGGAG GTCCTGAAGACCCGCCTCGCTCTGAGGACGACCGGTCAGTTCTCTGGTATCTCCGACTGTGCCAAGCAGATCTTCAGGAGGGAAGGACTGGGAGCGTTTTACAGAGGCTACGTCCCCAACATGCTGGGCATCATCCCCTACGCGGGCATCGACCTGGCGGTGTACGAG ACGCTGAAGAACCACTACCTCGACCATTACAGCGCCAACAGTGCCAACCCGGGCGTGGTGGTCCTGCTGGCCTGCGGCACCGTGTCCAGCACCTGCGGTCAGCTCGCCAGCTACCCTCTGGCTCTGGTCCGCACCCGCATGCAGGCGCAAG CTGCGATAGAGGGCGCCCAGAAGGTGACGATGTCCGGCCTCTTCGGGCAGATCTTGCGGACCGAGGGCCCGACGGGGCTCTACAGGGGCCTCGCGCCCAACTTCCTCAAAGTCATCCCGGCCGTCAGCATCAGCTACGTGGTGTACGAGCGCCTGAAGACGCAGCTGGGGGTGAAATCGCGCTGA
- the LOC117736985 gene encoding probable palmitoyltransferase ZDHHC12 isoform X1, producing MVQNMFRTGFLVRATHTLLTWVITLILFLHNTDLRRCEERGELLLPVLFFLLVMLSVLLYFAVSLMDPGFVLTDTVKGSNEEMESMIPQSSTPRLRRCGYCLLQQQPMRAKHCQTCKRCVRRFDHHCPWMENCVGERNHRWFMVYLLVQLLALLWALHVALSGLSPGVSWDLWFRANGFLLAALGVVGVFSAVVLVLLGSHVYLVSVNCTTWEFMSRHRISYLKNRGDEHSPFDRGPLGNLRDFFCACGAVAWEATYDRSAANHV from the exons ATGGTTCAGAACATGTTTCGGACCGGGTTCCTGGTTCGGGCCACACACACCCTGCTCACCTGGGTCATCACCCTCATCCTGTTCCTGCACAACACCG acttgCGGCGGTGTGAGGAGCgaggagagctgctgctgccggtcctgttcttcctcctcgtcaTGCTGTCGGTGCTCTTGTACTTTGCCGTTTCCTTAATGGACCCCGGCTTCGTCCTCACCGACACGGTGAAG GGTTCAAATGAGGAAATGGAGTCAATGATTCCTCAGTCGTCGACCCCTCGGCTGCGGCGCTGTGGATACTGCCTGCTGCAG cAGCAGCCAATGAGAGCGAAGCACTGTCAGACGTGTAAGCGCTGCGTGCGCCGCTTCGACCACCACTGCCCGTGGATGGAGAACTGCGTGGGCGAGAGGAACCACCGCTGGTTCATGGTCTACCTGCTGGTGCAGCTGCTCGCTCTGCTGTGGGCGCTGCACGTCGCTCT GTCCGGCCTCTCTCCCGGCGTCTCCTGGGACTTGTGGTTCCGGGCCAACGGGTTCCTGCTGGCGGCGCTGGGCGTGGTGGGCGTGTTCTCCGCGgtggtgctggtgctgctgggcAGCCACGTCTACCTGGTGTCCGTCAACTGCACCACCTGGGAGTTCATGTCGCGGCACCGCATCTCCTACCTGAAGAACCGCGGGGACGAGCACAGCCCGTTCGACCGCGGGCCGCTCGGCAACCTGCGCGACTTCTTCTGCGCGTGCGGCGCGGTGGCGTGGGAGGCGACCTACGACCGGAGCGCGGCCAATCACGTGTGA
- the LOC117736985 gene encoding probable palmitoyltransferase ZDHHC12 isoform X2: MVQNMFRTGFLVRATHTLLTWVITLILFLHNTDLRRCEERGELLLPVLFFLLVMLSVLLYFAVSLMDPGFVLTDTVKGSNEEMESMIPQSSTPRLRRCGYCLLQQPMRAKHCQTCKRCVRRFDHHCPWMENCVGERNHRWFMVYLLVQLLALLWALHVALSGLSPGVSWDLWFRANGFLLAALGVVGVFSAVVLVLLGSHVYLVSVNCTTWEFMSRHRISYLKNRGDEHSPFDRGPLGNLRDFFCACGAVAWEATYDRSAANHV, encoded by the exons ATGGTTCAGAACATGTTTCGGACCGGGTTCCTGGTTCGGGCCACACACACCCTGCTCACCTGGGTCATCACCCTCATCCTGTTCCTGCACAACACCG acttgCGGCGGTGTGAGGAGCgaggagagctgctgctgccggtcctgttcttcctcctcgtcaTGCTGTCGGTGCTCTTGTACTTTGCCGTTTCCTTAATGGACCCCGGCTTCGTCCTCACCGACACGGTGAAG GGTTCAAATGAGGAAATGGAGTCAATGATTCCTCAGTCGTCGACCCCTCGGCTGCGGCGCTGTGGATACTGCCTGCTGCAG CAGCCAATGAGAGCGAAGCACTGTCAGACGTGTAAGCGCTGCGTGCGCCGCTTCGACCACCACTGCCCGTGGATGGAGAACTGCGTGGGCGAGAGGAACCACCGCTGGTTCATGGTCTACCTGCTGGTGCAGCTGCTCGCTCTGCTGTGGGCGCTGCACGTCGCTCT GTCCGGCCTCTCTCCCGGCGTCTCCTGGGACTTGTGGTTCCGGGCCAACGGGTTCCTGCTGGCGGCGCTGGGCGTGGTGGGCGTGTTCTCCGCGgtggtgctggtgctgctgggcAGCCACGTCTACCTGGTGTCCGTCAACTGCACCACCTGGGAGTTCATGTCGCGGCACCGCATCTCCTACCTGAAGAACCGCGGGGACGAGCACAGCCCGTTCGACCGCGGGCCGCTCGGCAACCTGCGCGACTTCTTCTGCGCGTGCGGCGCGGTGGCGTGGGAGGCGACCTACGACCGGAGCGCGGCCAATCACGTGTGA